AGTTCGATGGCGCTTTTGATGATCTCTAAACGTTTGATGATCTTATTCATGACGTTGATGCCTGGCGTGGCTCAAAAACGGATAACAGATACCAGGTCTGATTCACCTTTTTGAAAATACTGAAAAAATACTAAATGTATTCTGTAGGGTGTCGTACTTTTCGTCCAGAGTTATTCACATATTTTATACCCGGCGTCTGTCACCCGTAACGTTCTATATCGGCGCGCACTCTTTTCTTTTTACTCCCCACGACATCTTTTTTTACACGATAACGTTAACGTCCGGAGTTGAGCCTTGACAAACGATTGCGCCTTGCGGCAGCGAGAGCGAAATGTTAAAAGGTGCCCCTCAATAAAAACGATACAGGGGTAGGACGTGAAAAACGCGTCAACTGCATCCGGCGCCAGCGTGTCGGATGCCGCGTCGAAGAATGAACCGACGCTTCAACGGGGGTTGCAAAACCGCCATATTCAGCTAATCGCCCTGGGCGGCGCCATTGGCACCGGACTGTTTCTGGGCATCGGCCCGGCGATTCAAATGGCGGGGCCGGCTGTTTTGTTGGGCTATGGCGTTGCCGGGATTATCGCTTTTCTCATTATGCGCCAGTTGGGTGAAATGGTCGTGGAAGAGCCGGTTTCCGGATCGTTTGCCCACTTCGCCTGGAAATATTGGGGGCCGTTTGCGGGCTTTTTGTCGGGCTGGAACTATTGGGTCATGTTTGTGCTGGTCGGGATGGCGGAGCTGACCGCGGCGGGCATCTATATGCAGTACTGGCTGCCTGACGTACCAACATGGGTATGGGCGGCGGCGTTTTTTATTATCATTAATGCCGTGAATCTGGTGAACGTTCGTCTGTATGGCGAAACGGAATTCTGGTTCGCGCTGATTAAAGTGCTGGCGATTATCGGCATGATAGGTTTTGGTCTGTGGCTGCTGTTCTCCGGCCACGGCGGCGAACATGCCAGCATTGATAACCTCTGGCGTTATAACGGTTTCTTCGCTACCGGTTGGCATGGTTTGCTTCTGTCGCTGGCGGTGATTATGTTTTCTTTTGGCGGACTGGAGCTGATCGGCATTACTGCGGCGGAAGCGCGCGATCCACAAAAAAGCATTCCGAAAGCGGTGAATCAGGTGGTATACCGTATTTTGCTGTTCTACATCGGTTCGCTGGTGGTGTTGCTGGCGCTCTATCCGTGGGTAGAGGTGAAATCCAATAGCAGCCCTTTTGTGATGATCTTCCATAACCTGGACAGTAATGTGGTGGCTTCGGCGCTGAATTTCGTTATTCTGGTCGCGTCGCTTTCGGTGTATAACAGCGGCGTTTATTCGAATAGCCGAATGCTGTTCGGCCTGTCCGTACAAGGCAATGCGCCGAAATTTTTAACCCGCGTCAGCCATCGCGGCGTACCGGTGAACTCGCTGATACTTTCCGGAGCGATTACCTCGCTGGTGGTGCTGATCAACTATCTGTTGCCGCAAAAAGCGTTTAGCCTGTTGATGGCGCTGGTTGTCGCGACGCTATTGCTAAACTGGATAATGATCTGTCTCGCGCATTTACGTTTTCGCGCGGCGATGCGTCGTAAAGGGCGCGAGACGCAATTTAAGGCGCTGTTCTATCCCGCCGGAAACTATTTGTGCATTGCGTTTCTGGCGCTGATTCTGGTGTTAATGTGTACGATGGACGATATGCGATTGTCGGCGATTTTGCTGCCGGTATGGATTGTATTCCTGTTTATCGCGTTTACCGTTTTGCGCCGTAAGGCTCATTAACTTTTTTGCCCGATCCCATGTTCATGCGATCGGGCAATCCATTAATGCCGCAATGTCCCTGACAGCGCGCGAATATCGCTGCCGGTCGGCGTCTGATGAATACGCAAGCCAAACTCTTCCACCACGGCAAAAATATGGTCGAAAATATCGGCCTGAATGCTCTCATATTCCAGCCACACGACGGTATTGGTAAAGGCGTAGATCTCTATCGGCAAACCATGATCGTCAGGCGCCAGTTGGCGTACCATCAGCGTCATGTCTTTACGGATGCGCGGATGGTGGCGTAAATATTCGTTCAGATAGGCGCGAAATGTCCCGATATTGGTCATGCGGCGGTGATTTAAGGCTGATTCCGGCGCATCCAGTTGTTTATTCCATTCATCGATTTCCTGATGACGGCTGGTAAGGTACGGCTTTAACAGTTGCGCGGTTAACAGCCGCTGTTTTTCATCATCATCCAGAAAATGGATACTGGTCGCGTCAATATTAATGCTGCGTTTAATCCGGCGTCCGCCGGACGCAGACATGCCGCTCCAGTTTTTGAATGAGTCGGAAACCAGCGACCAGGTGGGAATGGTGGTGATGGTATTATCCCAGTTGCGTACTTTTACCGTGGTTAAGCCAATATCAATGACCGCGCCATCTGCGCCATATTTCGGCATTTCCAGCCAGTCGCCCAGTTTGAGCATATCGTTGGCGGAAAGCTGGATACCGGCAACCAGGCCAAGAATCGGGTCTTTAAAGACCAGCATTAATACCGCGGCCATCGCGCCCAGCCCGCTGATTAAAATTGCTGGTGACTGGCCAATCAGCAGTGAGATCATCAGAATGCCGACGATAATTGCGCCGATGAGCTTAATACCCTGAAATATTCCTTTTAGCGGTAACTGAGAGGCGGCGGGCCATTTTTGCGATAGATTGAAAATCACGTCCAGCAAGGAAAATAACGACAGCAGGGCGTAGGTCATAATCCATAACTGCGCGCAGGTCGTCAGGATATCCGCAGCCTCACTGCCTTTTTGTAGCCAGAGCGCGGCCTGAATATTGACAATGATGCCTTGCAGCGTAAAAGCCAGACGATGGAATAATTTATTCTGGGTAATAATTTGCAGCCACAGGCGGGAACTGGCGCTGGCACGTTTTTCGAAAGCGCGCAGTACTATCCAGTGCAAAATAATATGCACGACAACTGCTGTCAGAAAAATAATACCAAATATCACCACCAGCGACGTGGTGTGATTCATTTCAATTCCCGCTAAATCTTCTACCCGGGATATCAATTCCTGCATAATCTCTCCTTTATAAACAGCAGCCTATGATGACTGCTGAATGGCATTTATGCAAATCAGGACGCCTGCGCTTCAGGCATAATCAGCAACAGACGGGTAAAAGCGCCTCTGGGGTTATCCATACGCTATATTTTATCCTGCGCCCTGTAAACGTCGTTATTTTACGCGGTTCCCTCTTTTTGAACAGGCGCCAGTCCGTCAACAATGAATGAAAATTTTTTAACCAGAATGTTTAAAACGATTGCAATATCTCTGTCGGATAATGATTAGCACCGTCGTACCTATCAACAATAACATTAAGGAACATCGGATGACCCAAAAGCGTACCCTGCTAAAATACGGCATACTCTCGCTGGCGCTGGCCGCGCCATTATCTGCCTGTGCGTTTGACTCTCTTACGGTGATTGGCGATAGCCTTAGCGATACCGGTAATAACGGTCGCTGGACCTGGGATAGTGGTCAAAATAAGCTCTACGACGAACAGTTGGCCGAACGATATGGGCTGGAATTAAGCCCTTCCAGCAATGGCGGCTCTAATTATGCCGCCGGCGGCGCGACGGCGACCCCGGAATTAAACCCGCAGGATAATACCGCGGATCAGGTACGGCAGTGGCTTGCCAAAACGGGGGGAAAAGCCGACCACAACGGTTTGTATATTCACTGGGTCGGCGGAAACGATCTGGCGGCGGCCATCGCGCAACCAACCATGGCACAGCAAATAGCCGGTAATAGCGCCACTAGCGCGGCGGCGCAGGTAGGGCTGTTACTGGATGCCGGCGCCGGGCTGGTCGTGGTGCCAAACGTACCGGATATTAGTGCGACGCCAAT
This DNA window, taken from Salmonella enterica subsp. enterica serovar Typhimurium str. LT2, encodes the following:
- the pheP gene encoding APC family, phenylalanene transporter (similar to E. coli phenylalanine-specific transport system (AAC73677.1); Blastp hit to AAC73677.1 (458 aa), 92% identity in aa 1 - 458), translating into MKNASTASGASVSDAASKNEPTLQRGLQNRHIQLIALGGAIGTGLFLGIGPAIQMAGPAVLLGYGVAGIIAFLIMRQLGEMVVEEPVSGSFAHFAWKYWGPFAGFLSGWNYWVMFVLVGMAELTAAGIYMQYWLPDVPTWVWAAAFFIIINAVNLVNVRLYGETEFWFALIKVLAIIGMIGFGLWLLFSGHGGEHASIDNLWRYNGFFATGWHGLLLSLAVIMFSFGGLELIGITAAEARDPQKSIPKAVNQVVYRILLFYIGSLVVLLALYPWVEVKSNSSPFVMIFHNLDSNVVASALNFVILVASLSVYNSGVYSNSRMLFGLSVQGNAPKFLTRVSHRGVPVNSLILSGAITSLVVLINYLLPQKAFSLLMALVVATLLLNWIMICLAHLRFRAAMRRKGRETQFKALFYPAGNYLCIAFLALILVLMCTMDDMRLSAILLPVWIVFLFIAFTVLRRKAH
- the ybdG gene encoding putative transport (similar to E. coli putative transport (AAC73678.1); Blastp hit to AAC73678.1 (415 aa), 88% identity in aa 1 - 414), with product MQELISRVEDLAGIEMNHTTSLVVIFGIIFLTAVVVHIILHWIVLRAFEKRASASSRLWLQIITQNKLFHRLAFTLQGIIVNIQAALWLQKGSEAADILTTCAQLWIMTYALLSLFSLLDVIFNLSQKWPAASQLPLKGIFQGIKLIGAIIVGILMISLLIGQSPAILISGLGAMAAVLMLVFKDPILGLVAGIQLSANDMLKLGDWLEMPKYGADGAVIDIGLTTVKVRNWDNTITTIPTWSLVSDSFKNWSGMSASGGRRIKRSINIDATSIHFLDDDEKQRLLTAQLLKPYLTSRHQEIDEWNKQLDAPESALNHRRMTNIGTFRAYLNEYLRHHPRIRKDMTLMVRQLAPDDHGLPIEIYAFTNTVVWLEYESIQADIFDHIFAVVEEFGLRIHQTPTGSDIRALSGTLRH